A stretch of Zymoseptoria tritici IPO323 chromosome 1, whole genome shotgun sequence DNA encodes these proteins:
- the CYP-4 gene encoding putative P450 monooxygenase (p450 putatively involved in the biosynthesis of an indole diterpene metabolite): MIASAISPTAAAVVALVIFFIVLVARGQPDRREPPHLTPRVPLVGHALGILCYGVPYYAKIAHQTSAPIFTLDLLVNRLYVVNSARMVAAVQKSHKIIAFDPFLTAAANRMAGINGPGLRLLQETQAGGKGVNQEVLHAMIPTMLGSGLDQMNRTMLRKLGPLLDDMIKDAPKTLDLHQWCQRTITTASSEAIWGSKNPFRSEKVREDFWYFESHLSILLAKIFPSVLARKAYLARETVVKAMLEFAKSGGYDDEACSELAIARRNTQVKAGASDHDIARLETALNIGVLSNTVPSTFWTLFDIYSRPQLLQQVRSEIEENAVVVDPMTNVHSIDLGAIRGSCPIFVSAFQESLRVHSNGAPTRMVYEDVVLDGSYLLKAGSVLQMSAPSINSEQRHWGQQAADYNPLHFQKDAADVSANKPRASSFMSFGASPNICPGRHFAAAEILSVAAMLLMRVDMIPVKGYWWTPRLNAWAIAASMTPPIEEYPVKIVPRKEVQGIEWDFVVSGKKDRFELITG; this comes from the exons ATGATCGCTTCAGCCATCTCTCCTACGGCGGCTGCCGTTGTCGCACTGGTCATCTTCTTTATCGTCCTTGTCGCACGTGGTCAGCCCGACCGGCGAGAGCCTCCACATCTCACGCCACGGGTTCCGTTGGTAGGACATGCTCTGGGAATCCTCTGCTATGGCGTCCCATACTACGCCAAGATTGC ACACCAAACTTCGGCTCCAATATTCACCCTCGATCTCTTGGTGAATCGACTGTATGTCGTGAACTCGGCTAGAATGGTGGCCGCGGTTCAGAAGAGTCATAAGATCATCGCTTTCGATCCCTTCTTGACAGCAGCAGCTAACCGCATGGCTGGTATCAACGGACCGGGATTGAGATTGCTCCAGGAGACCCAAGCTGGCGGGAAAGGTGTCAATCAGGAGGTGCTGCATGCTATGATTCCGACCATGCTCGGTAGTGGACTGGACCAGATGAACCGAACGATGCTGCGAAAGTTGGGACCGTTGCTTGACGACATGATCAAGGATGCGCCCAAGACTCTGGACTTACACCAATGGTGTCAACGTACCATTACGACTGCCAGCTCAGAGGCCATATGGGGGTCCAAGAATCCATTCAGATCGGAAAAGGTCCGCGAGGACTTTTG GTATTTCGAATCTCATCTCAGCATCCTACTTGCCAAGATATTCCCATCAGTTCTCGCGCGAAAGGCTTACCTGGCTCGCGAAACTGTCGTCAAGGCCATGCTTGAATTTGCCAAGTCGGGTGGTTACGACGATGAAGCATGCTCGGAACTTGCCATCGCGCGCAGGAATACACAAGTGAAGGCCGGTGCTTCTGATCACGACATTGCCAGGTTAGAAACGGCGTTGAATATCGGCGTCCTCTCCAATACCGTACCGTCGACGTTCTGGACCTTGTTCGACATTTACTCACGCCCACAGCTTCTCCAGCAAGTACGCAGCGAGATCGAAGAAAATGCCGTGGTTGTCGATCCCATGACCAACGTCCACTCGATCGATCTTGGAGCCATCCGAGGAAGCTGTCCAATATTTGTGTCCGCATTTCAAGAAAGCCTCCGCGTCCACTCCAATGGTGCTCCGACTCGCATGGTGTACGAGGATGTCGTGCTCGACGGATCCTATCTCCTCAAAGCGGGATCCGTTCTGCAGATGTCCGCGCCATCTATCAATAGCGAGCAGCGACATTGGGGCCAGCAGGCGGCAGACTACAATCCTTTGCACTTCCAGAAAGATGCAGCGGATGTTTCAGCCAACAAGCCGCGGGCGTCCTCGTTCATGTCCTTTGGTGCTTCGCCGAACATATGTCCCGGTCGACACTTTGCCGCAGCAGAAATTCTGTCCGTGGCCGCAATGCTGCTCATGCGCGTCGATATGATTCCGGTCAAGGGCTATTGGTGGACTCCTCGGCTGAATGCTTGGGCAATTGCAGCGTCCATGACACCTCCGATTGAAGAGTACCCGGTGAAGATCGTCCCGAGGAAAGAGGTGCAAGGAATCGAATGGGACTTTGTCGTCAGCGGCAAGAAAGATCGGTTTGAACTCATCACTGGATGA
- the CYP-21 gene encoding putative P450 monooxygenase (P450 with unknown function. Comparison with characterized P450s did not yield highly significant matches): MDSVSGLNNSFGFTAIDARRHLNGIGVDVMRSDDILKITKQPFRALTVLLLSAILLSLVARVSRRYRHLAEYRGPGIAAYTRLWICRTIASGNSAKIMVDINKQYGPIARIGPNHLLTSDPELVKHILAARSHYTRGAWFDSIRIDPEVTNIVSERDTGRHNHLRHQMSGGYGGKEVENLERDVASRVMEFVSWLEERVTECGNGKQPIDLARPIQYLTIDIITHLCFGYPLGFVRENRDLFNFLQTIETQLPIVQHFSVILELNTLLRTLVKVPFLRPFITPSARDKSGIGVIMGLSREVIDKRYAPGAPAERDMLGAFKKHGITADEAVTEVSISLVAGSDTTATSMRAILLMIISNPRVYGKLQQEIDDFAAKGMLNSPVADEQSRQMPYLQACIKEGLRRYPPITQLRERVSPPEGDIFHGHRIPPGTFVGINAWGLQLDPVYGPDADVFRPERWLEAEPEQLVAMTQVHGLIFGYGNTKCLGIPIAMMNLNKFFVEVLRRYDVALADATQPWKSLCYGIFFQKDFNVVISRREEAV, encoded by the exons ATGGACTCTGTCTCTGGACTCAACAACTCATTCGGGTTCACCGCCATTGACGCACGGCGTCATCTCAATGGTATCGGTGTCGATGTGATGCGAAGCGACGACATTTTGAAAATTACAAAGCAACCGTTTAGAGCCTTGACCGTGTTGCTCCTCTCAGCCATTCTACTATCGCTTGTGGCAAGAGTTTCAAGACGTTACCGCCATCTCGCCGAGTATCGAGGTCCAGGAATTGCAGCATATACCCGGCTATGGATCTGCCGGACCATCGCCTCGGGAAACTCCGCAAAGATCATGGTCGACATCAACAAACAGTATGGACCGATCGCCCGCATTGGCCCGAATCACCTTTTGACCAGTGACCCCGAACTTGTCAAACACATACTCGCTGCACGCTCTCACTACACGCGAGGAGCATGGTTCGACTCAATCCGCATTGATCCAGAAGTGACAAACATTGTCTCGGAGCGAGATACCGGCCGCCACAATCATCTGCGCCATCAGATGTCCGGCGGGTATGGTGGCAAAGAAGTGGAAAATCTGGAAAGAGATGTCGCCAGCCGGGTCATGGAGTTTGTCTCCTGGCTTGAAGAGCGAGTCACCGAATGTGGCAATGGCAAACAGCCCATTGATCTGGCGAGACCTATCCAGTATCTGACGATCGATATTATCACACATTTGTGCTTTGGCTACCCGCTTGGGTTCGTTCGGGAGAACAGGGACTTATTCAACTTCTTGCAAACGATCGAGACGCAATTGCCGATTGTGCAGCATTTCTCGGTCATCCTGGAGCTGAATACGCTGCTGCGGACTCTGGTAAAAGTGCCCTTCCTGCGGCCCTTTATCACTCCATCAGCTCGCGACAAGTCTGGAATTGGAGTCATCATGGGG CTCTCGCGTGAGGTGATCGACAAACGCTATGCCCCTGGAGCTCCAGCTGAGCGGGATATGCTTGGAGCGTTCAAAAAGCACGGGATCACTGCTGACGAAGCGGTGACGGAAGTCTCGATTTCCTT GGTCGCCGGATCCGACACGACAGCAACTTCGATGAGAGCAATCCTGCTCATGATCATCTCGAACCCAAGAGTTTACGGAAAACTTCAACAAGAAATCGATGACTTCGCCGCAAAAGGAATGCTGAATAGCCCTGTGGCCGACGAGCAGTCCCGGCAAATGCCATATCTCCAAGCCTGCATCAAAGAGGGTCTTCGCCGGTACCCACCTATCACTCAGCTGCGAGAGCGCGTGAGCCCGCCCGAGGGCGATATTTTCCATGGCCATCGAATCCCTCCAGGTACATTCGTGGGCATCAACGCCTGGGGCTTGCAGCTGGACCCGGTATATGGTCCCGATGCAGATGTCTTCCGACCTGAGCGATGGCTCGAAGCGGAGCCTGAGCAGCTCGTTGCCATGACGCAGGTGCATGGATTGATTTTCGGCTATGGCAATACGAAGTGTCTCGGCATTCCTATTGCTATGATGAACTTGAATAAGTTCTTTGTCGAG GTCCTACGACGGTACGATGTGGCATTGGCGGACGCTACGCAACCATGGAAGTCCTTGTGCTATGGCATTTTCTTTCAGAAGGACTTCAATGTCGTTATTTCTCGCCGGGAAGAGGCTGTGTGA